One Bdellovibrionales bacterium CG10_big_fil_rev_8_21_14_0_10_45_34 genomic region harbors:
- the panC gene encoding pantoate--beta-alanine ligase, with protein sequence MTDWIVDLKEWREIRSRHLELGDSVGFVPTMGALHDGHRSLIEKSLEENDRTVVSIFVNPTQFNDPSDFEKYPRTLDADHKLLSLWGANFLIAPKPEEMYPNGYEVLVEETQDSRILCGQFRPGHFSGVLTVVNKLLNLVQPTRAYFGEKDFQQLYLIKKMAESFLLPLEICACPTVRETGGLAMSSRNQRLGKKGAESATRIYGLIKAFANGTATYNQTLSNLNEICEKIEYLEIRWSRVLVAAWIDEVRLIDNVPVQKGEVS encoded by the coding sequence ATGACGGACTGGATAGTTGATCTAAAAGAGTGGCGTGAAATACGGTCGCGACATTTGGAGCTAGGTGATTCAGTTGGTTTTGTGCCTACTATGGGCGCACTTCATGATGGGCACCGTTCTTTGATTGAAAAATCTCTTGAGGAAAACGACAGAACCGTCGTTTCAATATTTGTAAACCCAACTCAATTCAATGATCCCTCAGACTTCGAGAAGTATCCGCGAACGCTAGATGCCGATCATAAATTGCTTAGTCTATGGGGAGCAAACTTTCTCATCGCGCCTAAGCCCGAAGAGATGTATCCGAACGGTTACGAAGTTTTAGTCGAGGAAACACAAGACAGCAGGATACTTTGCGGTCAGTTTCGCCCCGGCCACTTCAGCGGAGTGTTAACTGTTGTAAACAAGCTTCTTAACCTCGTACAACCCACCCGAGCCTACTTTGGTGAAAAGGACTTTCAACAATTGTATCTCATTAAAAAGATGGCGGAATCATTTTTGCTTCCGCTTGAGATCTGCGCGTGTCCAACAGTGCGAGAAACCGGCGGCCTTGCGATGAGCTCACGCAATCAAAGGCTTGGTAAAAAGGGGGCCGAAAGCGCCACCCGCATTTACGGACTTATCAAAGCGTTTGCAAATGGCACGGCTACCTACAATCAAACGCTTAGCAACCTCAATGAAATTTGTGAAAAGATCGAATATTTAGAGATTCGCTGGAGCCGCGTCTTAGTGGCTGCATGGATCGACGAGGTTCGACTGATAGACAACGTACCAGTTCAAAAAGGAGAAGTGTCGTGA
- the panB gene encoding 3-methyl-2-oxobutanoate hydroxymethyltransferase — MLTCYDYLTAQILAKTDIDIILVGDSVAQVVHGHPSTLPATLEMMALHTESVRRGAPEKFIVSDLPFGTFQISQEDATRAAVRLLKAGANAIKLEGCLGIEETIKHLVLMGIPVVGHLGLTPQSFNQIGYKVQGKTIESVRRLKEESLALEQLGASLVVLECLPTQLASDITQQLKIPTIGIGAGPGCDGQVLVITDLLGLSSGHQPKFVKNYADSLEWVTAAINAYIDEVRQQKFPSAEHSYGSTI, encoded by the coding sequence ATGTTAACATGTTACGATTACCTAACGGCCCAAATCCTAGCTAAGACAGATATTGATATTATTTTGGTAGGCGATAGTGTGGCCCAAGTTGTTCATGGCCATCCCTCGACTCTGCCTGCCACTTTAGAAATGATGGCTCTTCATACCGAAAGCGTTCGGCGAGGAGCTCCAGAAAAATTTATTGTGAGCGATTTGCCCTTTGGTACTTTTCAAATCAGCCAAGAAGATGCAACGCGAGCTGCAGTGAGACTGCTCAAAGCTGGAGCCAATGCCATAAAGCTAGAAGGGTGCCTCGGTATTGAGGAAACCATTAAGCATCTAGTACTGATGGGCATACCTGTTGTCGGACACTTGGGACTCACCCCTCAGTCCTTCAACCAAATTGGATACAAAGTTCAGGGCAAGACCATTGAATCAGTTAGGCGCCTTAAAGAGGAATCTCTTGCACTCGAACAACTTGGAGCCAGCTTGGTTGTTTTAGAATGTCTACCGACCCAGCTCGCCAGTGACATCACGCAACAGCTAAAGATTCCAACTATAGGAATTGGAGCGGGCCCCGGCTGCGATGGACAAGTGCTTGTGATAACAGATCTCCTAGGTCTCTCCTCTGGCCATCAACCGAAGTTTGTGAAGAACTACGCAGACTCGCTCGAGTGGGTGACAGCCGCCATCAATGCATACATTGACGAAGTGAGGCAGCAAAAGTTTCCATCGGCCGAACACTCTTACGGAAGCACAATATGA
- a CDS encoding uracil-DNA glycosylase: MTTEFQPDQIGKTEGRVNVSLPECWRHALESEFQKSYMNDLRDFLKSELKRGKQIFPQPKEYFAALNLTPLDEVKVVVLGQDPYHGPGQAHGLSFSVREGVALPPSLQNIYKELSSDLGVPITKNGDLSRWAKQGVLLLNATLSVELSKAGSHQGRGWEQFTDEIVNVLNRERENLVFILWGSYAQKKGSAIDSKRHLVIKCPHPSPLSAHRGFFGSRPFSKTNSFLLSKRIAPIEW, from the coding sequence ATGACAACCGAGTTTCAACCAGATCAAATTGGCAAGACGGAGGGTCGCGTGAATGTATCTCTCCCAGAATGTTGGCGGCACGCCCTTGAGAGCGAATTTCAAAAGAGCTATATGAATGACCTTCGAGATTTTTTGAAGTCGGAGCTCAAAAGGGGTAAGCAAATATTCCCTCAGCCAAAGGAGTATTTTGCCGCGCTCAATTTGACTCCGCTCGATGAGGTTAAGGTTGTTGTCTTAGGGCAAGACCCTTACCATGGTCCCGGGCAAGCTCATGGTCTTTCTTTTTCGGTTCGCGAGGGGGTTGCCCTTCCTCCCTCTTTACAAAATATTTACAAAGAACTTTCGTCCGACCTCGGTGTTCCAATAACCAAAAACGGAGATCTCAGCAGATGGGCCAAGCAAGGGGTGCTTCTGTTGAATGCCACTTTATCTGTTGAGCTGAGTAAAGCAGGCTCTCATCAAGGTCGCGGCTGGGAGCAATTCACCGATGAAATTGTAAATGTACTCAATCGTGAGCGCGAAAACCTTGTGTTTATATTATGGGGTTCGTATGCGCAAAAAAAAGGCAGTGCTATTGATAGCAAAAGACATTTAGTCATTAAGTGTCCACACCCTTCCCCGCTTTCTGCACATCGCGGGTTTTTTGGGAGTCGGCCCTTTTCTAAAACCAATTCATTCTTATTATCTAAAAGGATTGCTCCCATTGAATGGTAA
- a CDS encoding glutamine synthetase type III — MSQSVAGSARSEVLRQLSLDSVRQRNSPRIGKPVSSYFGELTFGLGKMRETLPKDAYTSLLKTLEKGEKMSRDTANAVAQVVKDWAVSKGATHFCHWFQPMTGLTAEKHDAFISIQHAEHSELSVVERFTGSQLIQGEPDASSFPSGGMRTTFEARGYTAWDPTSPMFIVESDCGNTLCIPTVFFGYHGQALDTKTPLLRSSNALSKAACDFLKLIGDLDTKKVSASLGAEQEYFLIDRRFGLLRPDITMTGRTLLGAAPARGQQLEDHYFGSIPPRVKSFMVEVEEELYRLGIPVKTRHNEVAPSQFEIAPIFEEANIAVDHNLLTMETLKRVASRHGLICLLHEKPFAELNGSGKHCNWSLSNDKGENLLEPGHTPHQNLRFLAVLSVVLKAVFDRSALLRLSIASPGNDHRLGGNEAPPAIISVFLGSLLSQIFENIENQVSTESVKERLINLGVGQIPQVAQDYTDRNRTSPFAFTGNKFEFRAVGSSANIAVPVTFLNSAVASAFAEATARLKILVGKHKDRDEAVMELVRELSAESKNIRFEGNNYSEEWRQEAEKRGLPILMNTPAALATLEDTGEISFLVETGVLTKDEIASRHHIIRERYVKTVLIEINTMVDVVGTQILPAVEEQIKSVAATISCVASAELKGLLSQRLEKLETAASQVLRGFWDLEKFVLETLTTTEAEQEKAIVENGIPLMNSLRAACDFVETRVDDSVWPLPKYREMLFSNGV, encoded by the coding sequence ATGTCTCAGTCAGTCGCGGGCAGCGCCCGCTCCGAAGTCTTACGTCAACTTTCTTTAGATTCTGTCCGCCAACGAAACTCTCCCCGAATTGGGAAACCCGTGTCGAGCTACTTCGGCGAACTGACATTCGGTTTGGGCAAAATGCGTGAAACTCTTCCGAAAGACGCCTACACCAGCCTCCTAAAAACTCTAGAAAAAGGTGAAAAAATGAGCCGCGATACTGCGAATGCGGTGGCTCAAGTTGTTAAAGACTGGGCGGTGAGTAAAGGGGCGACGCATTTTTGTCATTGGTTTCAGCCAATGACTGGCTTAACTGCCGAAAAGCATGATGCCTTTATTTCGATTCAGCATGCTGAACATTCTGAACTCTCTGTTGTTGAGCGATTTACTGGTTCCCAGTTAATTCAAGGGGAGCCTGATGCTTCGAGTTTTCCTAGTGGGGGAATGAGAACCACTTTTGAGGCGCGTGGGTACACAGCCTGGGATCCAACCTCCCCCATGTTTATTGTTGAAAGTGACTGTGGTAACACGCTTTGTATTCCTACGGTATTTTTTGGGTACCACGGTCAGGCTCTTGATACGAAAACGCCCCTGTTGCGATCATCGAACGCTCTTTCAAAAGCGGCCTGCGATTTTCTAAAGCTCATTGGGGATTTAGATACAAAGAAGGTCAGCGCCAGTCTCGGTGCTGAGCAAGAATACTTTTTGATAGACCGACGTTTTGGGCTTTTAAGACCCGACATCACAATGACAGGACGAACCCTTTTGGGAGCAGCACCGGCTCGCGGGCAGCAACTTGAAGACCATTACTTTGGTTCGATCCCTCCGCGAGTTAAAAGTTTTATGGTAGAGGTTGAAGAAGAACTCTATCGGCTTGGTATTCCGGTGAAAACTCGGCACAACGAAGTAGCGCCATCTCAGTTTGAAATCGCACCTATCTTTGAAGAAGCAAACATAGCTGTCGATCATAATCTACTAACGATGGAAACTCTCAAAAGAGTGGCCAGTCGCCACGGTCTGATTTGTTTGTTGCATGAAAAACCATTTGCCGAACTCAACGGAAGCGGCAAACACTGCAACTGGTCGCTTTCTAATGACAAAGGTGAGAACCTTCTTGAGCCGGGCCACACTCCCCACCAGAACCTGAGATTCTTAGCTGTGCTATCGGTGGTCTTGAAGGCCGTGTTCGATCGATCAGCGCTGTTGCGACTATCTATTGCTTCTCCGGGCAATGATCACCGGCTTGGCGGAAACGAAGCGCCTCCCGCCATTATATCTGTATTCTTGGGCTCTCTTCTGAGTCAAATTTTCGAGAATATCGAGAATCAGGTATCAACCGAATCTGTTAAAGAGAGGTTGATCAATCTAGGTGTAGGGCAAATTCCGCAGGTTGCGCAAGACTATACCGATAGAAATAGAACCTCTCCATTTGCGTTTACTGGCAACAAATTTGAGTTTCGAGCCGTAGGCTCATCAGCAAATATAGCTGTGCCGGTTACATTTTTGAATTCGGCAGTGGCAAGTGCCTTTGCAGAAGCGACAGCAAGGCTTAAGATCCTCGTTGGCAAACACAAAGACCGCGATGAGGCTGTGATGGAACTTGTGAGGGAGCTGAGCGCAGAATCTAAAAACATTAGATTTGAGGGTAACAATTATTCTGAAGAGTGGAGACAAGAGGCCGAGAAGCGTGGGCTTCCGATTTTAATGAATACTCCGGCAGCTCTTGCGACTTTGGAAGACACAGGTGAAATTTCATTTCTTGTAGAAACAGGAGTTCTTACTAAAGATGAAATCGCGTCTCGTCATCACATCATAAGAGAGCGCTACGTTAAGACGGTTCTGATAGAGATAAATACTATGGTAGATGTCGTGGGCACTCAGATCTTACCTGCCGTGGAAGAACAGATTAAATCTGTTGCCGCAACGATCAGCTGCGTGGCGAGCGCCGAACTTAAAGGGCTTCTTTCTCAGAGACTTGAAAAGCTTGAGACTGCTGCCAGTCAGGTGTTAAGAGGTTTTTGGGATCTCGAAAAGTTTGTCTTAGAAACCTTAACCACTACTGAGGCGGAGCAAGAGAAGGCAATTGTCGAAAACGGCATTCCACTAATGAATAGCTTGCGTGCAGCTTGTGACTTCGTTGAAACGAGGGTCGATGACAGTGTCTGGCCGCTTCCGAAGTACCGTGAAATGCTATTTTCAAACGGAGTTTGA
- the ribD gene encoding riboflavin biosynthesis protein RibD produces MIERKRPKKLTDSEAMAMAIEEAKKGLGHVAPNPPVGCVILDREGRLLSKGFHQRFGGSHAEIEALKGISADSVEGASVFVTLEPCSHFGKTPPCADKLITLALRRVVFGVVDPNPEVSGRGAERIANANIPISEYEDENGANLKGDLEDLIEVFSMNQRLKAPFVSLKVASSLDGQMALKSGESQWITNEASRHHAHFLRATHDAVIIGSRTVEIDDPKLNIRRSDFADRTNKVVVMDPAGSLFKKRKDLALYKVRDPKEIFFVVSDKMPATNSDEVNIIRLAEEEPGQFDLKELLKVLFSTGVKSLLLEGGSHLYGSFLKQRLVHRIFYYQAPILLGSTNGLSWSSGIRVGRMSERISLKRVKIDLFGDDILVSGRID; encoded by the coding sequence GTGATTGAGAGAAAACGTCCGAAGAAGTTAACAGATTCTGAAGCTATGGCAATGGCCATCGAGGAAGCCAAGAAAGGGTTGGGGCATGTTGCGCCGAATCCACCTGTTGGCTGTGTCATACTCGATAGAGAAGGCAGGCTCCTCTCAAAAGGTTTTCATCAAAGGTTTGGCGGTTCCCATGCTGAGATTGAGGCTTTAAAAGGTATTTCTGCCGATAGTGTTGAAGGGGCATCCGTTTTTGTGACACTCGAGCCCTGCTCCCATTTTGGTAAGACTCCTCCGTGTGCCGACAAACTAATCACTCTTGCTCTTCGCAGGGTTGTTTTTGGAGTTGTCGACCCTAACCCTGAAGTTTCGGGCCGCGGGGCTGAGAGAATTGCGAATGCGAACATTCCTATTAGCGAGTATGAAGACGAAAACGGAGCCAACCTAAAAGGCGATTTAGAGGACCTTATAGAAGTCTTTTCAATGAATCAGCGTTTGAAAGCTCCTTTTGTCAGCTTGAAAGTCGCGAGTTCACTAGATGGCCAGATGGCCTTGAAATCTGGAGAAAGCCAATGGATCACCAACGAGGCCTCTCGCCATCACGCTCATTTTTTAAGGGCTACCCACGATGCGGTAATTATCGGCAGTCGAACAGTCGAGATAGACGATCCAAAGTTGAATATCAGAAGAAGCGACTTCGCAGATCGGACTAACAAGGTAGTTGTAATGGATCCAGCGGGCAGTTTATTTAAGAAAAGAAAGGATCTTGCCCTTTACAAGGTAAGAGATCCTAAAGAAATTTTTTTCGTTGTTTCAGACAAGATGCCCGCCACGAACTCTGATGAGGTGAACATCATCAGACTGGCAGAGGAAGAGCCTGGTCAGTTCGATCTTAAAGAATTGTTGAAAGTTCTGTTTTCTACGGGAGTTAAGTCCCTTTTGCTAGAAGGTGGAAGCCACCTCTACGGAAGTTTTTTGAAGCAGCGCCTCGTGCATAGGATCTTCTATTATCAAGCTCCGATTCTATTGGGATCGACCAATGGGTTGTCATGGAGCTCCGGCATACGAGTAGGCCGAATGAGTGAAAGAATCTCGCTGAAGCGGGTCAAGATAGATCTTTTCGGAGATGACATTCTTGTTTCAGGTAGAATCGACTGA
- a CDS encoding class I SAM-dependent rRNA methyltransferase, with product MTFAEYSLTSNHKTELTRNLRKTILRGHPWVYRDSIEPKSKSSQPCLTQVFDSKGFLAWAIYDPQSVIGLRILSLDSQRPDESFFRKRFRDAMDLRKAFAQDSTNSYRLLNGEGDLLPGLVCDIYNEIAVVQFDGPGMEQFWPNELISKWLVEVSRCTSVVHKRRRGEDSKLDLIVGSLPCGETEILENGARFLVDIASGQKTGFFFDQRENRKFVRSISKDTSVLNIFSYTGGFSVSAGLGGARSVTSVDIANGAIDLANRNWILNGLDPKDHMGVCQDAFDFLASTSDKWCHVIVDPPSMSHSEDQKSAAIKKYIDVFAMAAKRVISRGGLSLSSCSSHVDFEDFTEIINETLSRARRTGQIMRVSGQASDHPYPHACPELRYLKFAHLILN from the coding sequence ATGACATTTGCTGAGTATAGCCTCACCAGCAATCACAAAACAGAACTTACTCGAAACTTGAGAAAGACAATTTTGAGAGGGCATCCGTGGGTCTATAGAGACTCGATCGAGCCCAAAAGTAAATCTTCGCAACCTTGCCTTACCCAGGTTTTTGATTCAAAAGGTTTTTTAGCCTGGGCTATTTATGACCCGCAGTCGGTGATTGGTTTACGAATTTTGTCCTTAGATTCACAGCGTCCCGATGAAAGTTTTTTCAGAAAACGCTTTCGCGATGCGATGGATTTGCGCAAGGCCTTCGCTCAAGATTCGACTAACTCTTACAGACTGTTAAACGGCGAAGGCGATTTATTACCTGGGTTAGTTTGCGATATTTACAACGAAATAGCTGTTGTGCAGTTCGACGGCCCTGGAATGGAGCAGTTTTGGCCAAACGAGCTTATCTCTAAATGGTTAGTTGAAGTTTCTCGTTGCACCTCAGTGGTTCATAAGAGGCGCCGCGGAGAGGATTCAAAGTTAGATCTAATAGTAGGAAGCCTTCCTTGCGGCGAAACTGAAATATTAGAAAATGGCGCGAGGTTTTTGGTCGATATTGCGAGCGGCCAAAAGACGGGTTTCTTTTTTGATCAAAGAGAAAACCGAAAGTTTGTTCGCTCTATTAGCAAGGACACCAGCGTTTTGAACATTTTTAGTTACACAGGGGGTTTTTCTGTGAGTGCCGGCCTTGGCGGGGCAAGAAGTGTTACTAGCGTTGATATAGCAAATGGCGCAATCGATTTGGCCAACCGCAATTGGATTCTCAACGGTCTTGACCCTAAAGATCACATGGGAGTTTGCCAAGATGCATTTGATTTTTTGGCATCGACTTCGGATAAGTGGTGTCATGTTATTGTTGACCCGCCTTCAATGAGTCACTCTGAGGACCAAAAATCTGCCGCAATAAAGAAGTACATAGATGTGTTTGCAATGGCTGCTAAGCGGGTGATTAGCCGAGGTGGCCTCTCGTTAAGTTCTTGCTCTAGCCATGTTGATTTTGAAGATTTCACAGAAATAATTAACGAAACTCTGTCTCGCGCCAGGCGGACGGGACAAATTATGAGGGTGTCCGGCCAAGCATCCGATCATCCCTATCCACATGCGTGCCCCGAACTGCGCTACCTTAAATTTGCCCATCTCATTCTAAACTGA
- a CDS encoding pantothenate kinase, protein MRLCLDVGNSQIYGGLYNANELKFTFRKSSTSTSSSDEYGLFLKSIVRENGIEPSGIHSIGIATVVPQLLHSLRGACLKYFGIEPFIFGAGVKTGLRIKYHNPIEVGSDRIANAVAAVKRYPGSDLIIIDFGTATTFCAVTKDKDYLGGVITAGVRISMEALEAKTAKLPSVEIVSPVSVVGRSTAQSIQSGLYWSHVGMMKEIITRIQSECFNGHSTKVLATGGFARLFEAERLFDVVLPNLVLEGLSHAIEMNQG, encoded by the coding sequence GTGAGACTTTGCTTAGACGTCGGAAACAGTCAAATATACGGAGGCCTCTACAACGCCAATGAACTCAAGTTCACCTTTAGAAAGAGTTCAACATCAACTTCATCATCGGATGAGTACGGACTTTTTTTAAAAAGCATTGTGAGAGAAAACGGCATAGAGCCATCAGGCATCCATAGCATTGGAATTGCCACTGTTGTGCCGCAGCTGCTTCACTCATTAAGAGGCGCATGTCTTAAATACTTTGGAATTGAGCCTTTTATTTTTGGAGCGGGCGTAAAAACCGGGTTGAGGATTAAGTATCACAACCCGATCGAGGTCGGCTCAGATAGAATTGCCAATGCAGTAGCTGCCGTTAAAAGGTACCCAGGCTCCGATCTTATAATTATCGACTTCGGAACTGCGACAACCTTTTGTGCTGTCACCAAAGACAAGGACTACTTAGGTGGGGTCATTACTGCGGGTGTTCGCATCTCTATGGAAGCTCTTGAGGCAAAAACAGCAAAGCTACCTTCTGTCGAGATAGTAAGCCCCGTCTCTGTTGTTGGAAGGTCAACAGCACAAAGCATTCAATCAGGACTTTATTGGTCACATGTAGGAATGATGAAAGAAATTATAACTCGCATCCAATCAGAATGCTTCAATGGACACTCCACGAAAGTTTTAGCAACAGGTGGTTTCGCAAGGCTATTTGAAGCTGAGAGACTCTTTGACGTTGTATTGCCAAATCTTGTTTTGGAAGGACTTTCTCATGCCATTGAGATGAATCAGGGATGA
- a CDS encoding 5'-nucleotidase: MKPKVYVNRTLNLRRIQYIGFDMDHTLVRYNSEEFEKLSHSLIVKKLIETRNYPSALRQLSFAFDKVIRGLIIDRGRGNLIKVNRFGGIRECMHGLSRVEFAEQKRIYGTTYIDLSDPNFLAIDTAFSISLALLFAQIVDYKDKLKEKDSLPSYETISFDIEQCLDEVHRDNSLKDQVKSNLSQFVVCEPDVVRSLEIYKRSGKKLFVLTNSYFDYTKALLDFAITPFLSEHKSWTELFEIVIVGAQKPRFFWDKLNFFKVNLDDGTMTIFDDKLAPGVYHGGSASLFTKSLEVSAEDILYIGDHIYGDIVRLKKDCNWRTGLVVDELEGELVARRKASGLTKIINEKMKEKEPLEQKLVDLRDANAGSEDIQEVLKEISQIDAQISPLIVEYQQHFNPTWGEMMRIGNEESFFASQLERYACIYMPCLADLLACSSRTYFRGYRRILAHEVEDEPRSIVTEPKELVESE; this comes from the coding sequence TTGAAACCAAAAGTTTATGTGAATCGAACACTTAACTTGCGACGTATTCAGTATATTGGTTTTGACATGGACCACACACTCGTCCGGTACAACAGTGAAGAATTTGAGAAGCTTTCTCACAGTTTGATCGTTAAAAAACTCATCGAGACGCGCAACTATCCTTCTGCCCTTCGCCAGCTAAGTTTTGCTTTCGATAAAGTCATACGGGGGCTTATCATCGATCGCGGCCGCGGAAACCTGATAAAGGTAAATCGATTTGGCGGAATTAGAGAATGTATGCACGGCCTTAGTCGTGTAGAATTTGCCGAACAAAAAAGAATCTATGGCACAACGTATATAGATTTATCAGATCCCAACTTTCTTGCCATAGATACAGCCTTTTCTATATCACTTGCTCTGCTGTTCGCTCAGATCGTCGACTACAAAGACAAATTAAAAGAAAAAGACTCACTACCAAGTTACGAGACAATCTCATTTGATATTGAGCAGTGCCTCGATGAGGTCCACCGAGATAACTCGCTAAAAGATCAAGTCAAAAGCAATCTCAGTCAGTTCGTCGTTTGCGAACCTGATGTTGTGAGAAGTCTTGAGATTTATAAACGAAGTGGAAAAAAATTGTTCGTCCTTACTAATTCCTATTTTGACTACACGAAGGCACTTCTCGACTTTGCGATTACACCGTTTCTTAGTGAGCACAAGAGCTGGACTGAGCTTTTTGAAATCGTCATAGTGGGAGCTCAAAAACCTCGCTTTTTTTGGGATAAACTGAATTTCTTTAAGGTAAACCTTGATGATGGAACGATGACAATCTTTGATGATAAACTCGCCCCAGGTGTTTACCATGGCGGTTCGGCCTCCCTATTTACAAAAAGTCTTGAGGTCAGCGCCGAAGATATTCTTTATATTGGCGACCATATTTACGGCGACATAGTTCGCTTAAAAAAGGATTGCAATTGGAGGACCGGACTTGTCGTTGACGAATTAGAAGGTGAGCTAGTTGCTCGCAGAAAAGCTTCCGGACTCACCAAAATTATCAATGAAAAAATGAAAGAGAAGGAGCCTCTTGAACAAAAACTTGTTGATTTAAGAGATGCCAATGCAGGCAGCGAAGACATTCAAGAGGTACTCAAAGAAATATCACAGATAGATGCCCAAATTTCTCCTCTGATTGTTGAGTACCAGCAACACTTTAACCCGACGTGGGGCGAAATGATGAGAATTGGCAACGAAGAAAGCTTTTTTGCCTCTCAGCTAGAGAGATACGCGTGCATTTACATGCCTTGTCTGGCTGATCTACTGGCGTGTTCATCTAGAACCTACTTTAGAGGATACAGAAGAATTCTCGCCCATGAAGTAGAAGACGAGCCGCGCTCAATTGTTACAGAGCCTAAAGAGCTTGTTGAGAGTGAGTAG
- a CDS encoding response regulator: MYFGGAMFPIDTKILVVDDAQTIVAQMKMFLGEIGYTSIISAKNLAEATSQLEESIKSNSPVGLVLCDVNMPGGSGLDFLKHVRRHPSASATPFIIVTSEAEKSTITEAIAGGVTGYLLKPFSKAILQKKLAETWEGLQQ, from the coding sequence ATGTATTTTGGAGGAGCCATGTTTCCGATTGATACGAAGATTCTCGTCGTAGATGATGCTCAGACAATAGTCGCTCAGATGAAGATGTTTTTAGGCGAAATCGGATACACATCGATTATCTCCGCCAAAAATCTAGCCGAGGCTACCAGTCAGCTCGAAGAATCTATTAAATCGAATTCTCCTGTTGGCCTGGTTCTCTGTGATGTTAATATGCCCGGTGGTAGCGGCTTGGACTTCCTCAAGCACGTGCGCAGGCATCCTTCAGCGTCCGCGACTCCGTTTATCATTGTCACGTCTGAAGCAGAAAAGAGCACGATTACAGAGGCCATCGCTGGTGGCGTCACAGGTTATCTCTTAAAGCCCTTTTCAAAGGCGATCTTACAAAAAAAACTAGCTGAGACTTGGGAAGGACTACAGCAGTAA